From one Humulus lupulus chromosome 8, drHumLupu1.1, whole genome shotgun sequence genomic stretch:
- the LOC133794420 gene encoding uncharacterized protein LOC133794420 — translation MDMKLGKFTLISVTKEVGKFHCCQNFVWDGHCGSPSPPPVYEDRLFSSEAYVPEFKQGKKAVSVPFPGLSEYLRPETLEEMDVKNQYYATIWVLKICIFEKMSNYGEFRRFTTWKQRDQIVDF, via the exons ATGGATATGAAATTAGGGAAGTTCACATTGATTTCTGTTACAAAGGAGGTTGGTAAATTCCATTGCTGTCAAAATTTTGTATGGG ATGGACATTGTGGTTCACCTTCACCACCGCCAGTGTATGAAGATCGATTGTTTTCTTCAGAGGCTTATGTTCCTGAATTTAAGCAGGGCAAGAAAGCTGTGTCAGTGCCATTTCCTGGTCTATCAGAATATTTGAGACCTGAAACTCTAGAAgag ATGGATGTAAAGAATCAATATTATGCAACTATATGGGTGCTCAAGATATGCATTTTCGAGAAAATGAG CAATTATGGAGAGTTTAGACGGTTTACAACTTGGAAACAAAGGGACCAAATTGTTGACTTTTAA